One genomic window of Myxocyprinus asiaticus isolate MX2 ecotype Aquarium Trade chromosome 5, UBuf_Myxa_2, whole genome shotgun sequence includes the following:
- the LOC127440809 gene encoding gastrula zinc finger protein XlCGF52.1-like, translated as MMFIKEESEDMSYPESCSSNVMKNEDTEEQTDLMKLKEESQQLNQVEEKHHLFPRVDDFVTGQNSQKRTQRLRVKKSFTCPLCGNSFSERCHLKRHLKIHTGEKPFTCPLCMKSFRDRSNLQSHMRIHTGEKPYTCTHCMKSFRDNSHLQRHIRMHTGEKPYTCHLCVKSFTRKGSLKMHIRIHKGERPFTCHQCGNSFTQKVNLNMHIQIHEGKRPFTCHQCGNTFTRKGSLSKHMRIHTGEKPYTCPHCEKSFRQACNLKSHLSVHSGEKSYSCDQCGKTFSSASILRSHRKIHPIEKPYLCSFCGKSFSQLHTLKEHQNIHTGVRDHVCSECGKAFLRANDLERHKRIHTGEKPYKCSHCGKNFSQSRTLKAHERVHTGDKPYHCTSCGKSFTQASTLLTHNKKKLCPEFSQ; from the exons atgatgtttattaaagaagagagtgaggacatgagttatccagaatcatgcagttcaaatgtcatgaaaaatgaagatactgaggaacaaacaG acctgatgaaattgaaagaggaaagtcaacaACTGAATCAAGTGGAGGAGAAACACCATCTGTTTCCGAGAGTTGATGATTTTGTAACTGGACAAAACTCACAAAAAAGAACTCAAAGACTGAGAGTAAAAAAATCTTTCACCTGCCCTCTGTGTGGAAACAGTTTTTCAGAGAGATGTCACCTTAAGAGACACTTGaaaatccacactggagagaagcctttcacctgccctCTTTGTATGAAGAGTTTCAGAGATAGAAGTAATCTGCAGAGTCACatgagaatccacactggagagaaaccttacacatGCACTCACTGTATGAAGAGTTTTAGAGACAACAGTCACCTTCAGAGACACATAAGAATgcacactggagaaaaaccttacaccTGCCATCTGTGTGTGAAGAGTTTTACACGTAAAGGAAGTCTTAAGATGCACATTCGAATTCACAAAGGTGAGAGGCCTTTCacctgccatcagtgtgggaattCTTTCACACAGAAAGTAAATCTAAATATGCATATTCAAATTCACGAAGGTAAGAGGCCTTTTacctgccatcagtgtgggaataCTTTCACACGTAAAGGGAGTCTTTCtaagcacatgagaattcacactggtgagaagccttacacatgcccTCACTGTGAGAAGAGTTTCAGACAGGCATGCAATCTCAAAAGTCATCTATCTGTGCATTCTGGAGAAAAGTCATATAGCTGTGATCAGTGCGGCAAAACATTTTCTTCTGCATCAATCTTAAGATCACACCGGAAAATTCATCCAATTGAGAAGCCATacttgtgttcattttgtggaaagagtttttcacAGCTGCACACTTTAAAAGAGCACCAGAACATACATACTGGTGTGAGAGATCATGTGTGCTCTGAGTGTGGGAAGGCTTTTCTCAGAGCTAACGACTTGGAACGTCACaaaagaatccatactggagaaaaaccttacaagtgttcacattgTGGAAAGAATTTCAGTCAGTCAAGAACCCTAAAAGcacatgagagagtgcatactggagataAGCCATACCACTGtacttcatg